Below is a window of Helicobacter sp. MIT 05-5293 DNA.
TCATTGTCCAAAAAAGGGATTATTGCGCTTGATTATTGGGACGCTGGATTCAAACAATTTAGCACAAATAAAAAGCCTATTATTTTGCCTGAAGATGCTAAAGGACAAAAAATGAGAATTATGAGTTCTCGTGTTCTTGAAGAGCAAACTAAAGCCATTGGAGCAATTCCTCAAGTCTTGCCCTTTGGAGAAGTTTATTCTGCACTTTCTACAGGTGTCGTAGATGCAGCTGAAAATCCTCTCTCTAATCTTTATAATTCAAAGTTTTATGAAGTGCAAGATTCAATCACAATTTCTAACCATGGTTATTTAGGTTATTTAGTCGTTGTTAGCGAAGGATTCTGGAAAGGCTTACCTGACGACCTTAAAGATATTTTTAAACAAGCTTTACACGAAGCAACACTTTTTGAAAGAGAAGAAAGTGCTAAAGAAGAGCAAATTTTACTAGAAAAACTTCAAAAAGATGATGCAACCAAAACACAAGTAATCTTCCTTAATGACGAGCAAAAAGCACGATGGCAAGAAGAAATGAAAGCTATTTATCCTAAATTTTACGATATTGTAGGAAAAGA
It encodes the following:
- a CDS encoding DctP family TRAP transporter solute-binding subunit, with the translated sequence MKKILGLVLGCLVILGLTGCGDGEKDVYKVKFAHVVSMNTPKGQAAEFFAKRVDELSGGKIKVEVFPSAQLVDDDKVFQELARNNVQMAAPSFSKFTPIAKEFNVWDIPFIFRDTEHLHNVMDGEAGEILKESLSKKGIIALDYWDAGFKQFSTNKKPIILPEDAKGQKMRIMSSRVLEEQTKAIGAIPQVLPFGEVYSALSTGVVDAAENPLSNLYNSKFYEVQDSITISNHGYLGYLVVVSEGFWKGLPDDLKDIFKQALHEATLFEREESAKEEQILLEKLQKDDATKTQVIFLNDEQKARWQEEMKAIYPKFYDIVGKEIIDKIIETK